A genomic segment from Blastococcus sp. PRF04-17 encodes:
- a CDS encoding MaoC family dehydratase — MATTVLEQAPNLGQLYAKAAVTAWGRGGGLPDTRLARRGVTVDPAHLAAYTRVCRLPLNDVLPATYPHMLTFPLQMALMSDRSFPVALPGLVHVRNRIEVLRPVGADALLDLEVWAENFAAHRSGAAVDLRATVSAGGQEVWRSTSTYLSRGAKAPEGAPEADIEVSVGDLARPVATWRVPDDAGRRYAKVSGDVNPIHLSGLTAKAFGFKRAIAHGMWVKARVLGALSGRLPDALDVDVSFRKPLFLPSTVTLATAQAGGGWDVAVRNATSGTEHVVGTIRPR; from the coding sequence ATGGCCACGACCGTCCTGGAGCAGGCGCCGAACCTGGGTCAGCTCTACGCCAAGGCGGCGGTCACGGCGTGGGGCCGCGGTGGCGGCCTGCCCGACACCCGTCTCGCGCGCCGGGGCGTCACCGTCGACCCGGCGCACCTGGCCGCCTACACGCGGGTGTGCCGGCTGCCGCTGAACGACGTCCTCCCGGCGACCTACCCGCACATGCTCACCTTCCCGCTGCAGATGGCGCTGATGAGCGACCGCTCGTTCCCGGTGGCGCTGCCGGGGCTCGTGCACGTGCGCAACCGGATCGAGGTGCTCCGGCCGGTCGGCGCCGACGCGCTGCTCGACCTGGAGGTGTGGGCGGAGAACTTCGCCGCTCATCGCAGCGGGGCGGCGGTCGACCTGCGGGCCACGGTCAGCGCCGGCGGCCAGGAGGTGTGGCGCTCGACGTCGACCTACCTCTCCCGCGGGGCGAAGGCGCCCGAGGGCGCGCCGGAGGCCGACATCGAGGTCTCCGTCGGCGACCTCGCCCGTCCGGTGGCCACCTGGCGCGTCCCGGACGACGCCGGACGGCGCTACGCCAAGGTCTCCGGCGACGTGAACCCGATCCACCTCTCGGGCCTCACCGCGAAGGCGTTCGGTTTCAAGCGGGCGATCGCGCACGGCATGTGGGTCAAGGCTCGCGTGCTCGGCGCGCTGTCCGGACGGCTGCCCGACGCGCTCGACGTCGACGTCAGCTTCCGCAAGCCGCTGTTCCTGCCGTCGACGGTCACCCTCGCCACCGCGCAGGCCGGCGGGGGCTGGGACGTCGCCGTCCGCAACGCGACGAGCGGCACCGAGCACGTGGTGGGCACCATCCGTCCGCGCTGA
- a CDS encoding 3-oxoacyl-ACP reductase, whose translation MSDWYRDFANSGFGTTLTKQLGLPRPAVLRRYAPGQPLLPGPAVIGSAGEGRLRNTLTELLKGEGVAVQSPVTADGATDGEKPAAVILDATGLRTPGDLAGAHDFLAPAVKRLAPTGRVLILAEPPSESDSPAQAAARQALDGLVRSIGKELLNGSTANLLYVPAGAEGSIASPVKFFLSGRSAYVDGQVVTLTAADVPSGEDDEKPLAGKVAVVTGAARGIGAAIAEVMARDGAHVVAVDIPAAGDNLATVANRIGGTAFGLDITADDAPQRLVEHLRERHGGVDIVVHNAGITRDKLLVNMDAARWNSVMAVNLQAQLDITQALLDAEGLLRPNARIVCVSSQSGIAGNRGQTNYAASKAGVIGMVRAWAPTFADRGATINAVAPGFIVTEMTAKMPFGTREIGSRINSLQQGGLPVDVAETIAWLSQPGSAGVNGQTVRVCGQSMLGA comes from the coding sequence GTGAGTGACTGGTACCGCGACTTCGCGAACTCCGGCTTCGGCACCACCCTCACCAAGCAGCTCGGCCTGCCTCGGCCCGCGGTGCTGCGCCGCTACGCGCCCGGCCAGCCGCTGCTGCCCGGTCCGGCGGTCATCGGCTCGGCGGGCGAGGGCCGGCTGCGGAACACCCTGACCGAGCTGCTGAAGGGCGAGGGCGTCGCCGTGCAGTCCCCGGTGACCGCCGACGGCGCCACGGACGGCGAGAAGCCGGCCGCGGTGATCCTCGACGCGACGGGCCTGCGCACCCCGGGCGACCTGGCCGGCGCGCACGACTTCCTGGCGCCGGCGGTGAAGCGCCTCGCCCCGACGGGCCGGGTGCTGATCCTGGCCGAGCCGCCGTCGGAGTCCGACTCCCCGGCGCAGGCCGCCGCCCGGCAGGCGCTGGACGGACTGGTCCGCTCCATCGGCAAGGAGCTGCTGAACGGATCGACGGCGAACCTGCTGTACGTGCCGGCCGGCGCCGAGGGCTCGATCGCCTCGCCGGTGAAGTTCTTCCTCTCCGGCCGGTCGGCCTACGTCGACGGCCAGGTGGTCACGCTGACCGCCGCCGACGTCCCGTCAGGTGAGGACGACGAGAAGCCGCTGGCCGGCAAGGTCGCCGTCGTCACCGGCGCGGCCCGCGGCATCGGCGCGGCGATCGCCGAAGTCATGGCCCGCGACGGCGCCCACGTCGTCGCGGTCGACATCCCGGCGGCCGGCGACAACCTCGCCACGGTCGCCAACCGCATCGGCGGAACGGCGTTCGGTCTCGACATCACCGCCGACGACGCGCCCCAGCGGCTGGTCGAGCACCTGCGCGAGCGGCACGGCGGCGTGGACATCGTCGTGCACAACGCCGGCATCACCCGCGACAAGCTGCTGGTCAACATGGACGCCGCCCGGTGGAACTCGGTCATGGCGGTCAACCTGCAGGCGCAGCTCGACATCACCCAGGCACTGCTCGACGCCGAGGGCCTCCTGAGGCCGAACGCCCGGATCGTCTGCGTCAGCTCGCAGTCGGGAATCGCGGGCAACCGCGGCCAGACCAACTACGCGGCGTCCAAGGCCGGGGTGATCGGCATGGTGCGCGCGTGGGCGCCGACCTTCGCCGACCGCGGCGCGACCATCAACGCGGTGGCGCCCGGGTTCATCGTCACCGAGATGACGGCGAAGATGCCCTTCGGCACCCGCGAGATCGGCTCCCGGATCAACTCGCTGCAGCAGGGCGGGCTGCCGGTCGACGTCGCCGAGACCATCGCCTGGCTGTCGCAGCCGGGCAGTGCCGGCGTCAACGGCCAGACCGTGCGGGTCTGCGGCCAGTCGATGCTGGGGGCGTGA
- a CDS encoding acetyl-CoA C-acetyltransferase, which produces MAANSKPATRQAAIVGGNRIPFARSNSKYAQASNQDMLTATLDGLVARFGLQGRQLGEVVAGAVLKHSRDFNLTRESVLGSKLSPATPAYDVQQACGTGLQAVTLVANKIALGQIESGIAGGVDTTSDAPLAVGDDLRRVLISLNNAKTLQDRLKVLAKIRPGMIVPEIPRNAEPRTGLAMGEHAQLTAHEWDISREAQDELTVRSHQNMAAAYDSGFFDDLVTPFLGLTRDQNLRPDSSLEKLATLKPVFAKGLPEGAEGTMTAGNSTPLSDGASAVLLASDEWASDNGLPVLAHFVDSQTAAVDYVHGGEGLLMAPVYAVPVMLARNGLTLQDFDFYEIHEAFASTVLATLKAWEDDGYCKEKLGLDAALGSIDRSKLNVHGSSLAAGHPFAATGGRIVAQLAKTLHAAGPGKRGLISICAAGGQGVVAILES; this is translated from the coding sequence GTGGCTGCCAACTCCAAGCCCGCGACGCGTCAGGCCGCGATCGTCGGCGGGAACCGGATCCCGTTCGCCCGCTCGAACTCGAAGTACGCGCAGGCGTCCAACCAGGACATGCTCACCGCGACCCTCGACGGGCTCGTCGCCCGCTTCGGGCTGCAGGGCAGGCAGCTGGGCGAGGTGGTCGCCGGCGCCGTCCTCAAGCACTCGCGCGACTTCAACCTGACCAGGGAGTCCGTCCTCGGCTCGAAGCTGTCGCCGGCCACTCCCGCCTACGACGTCCAGCAGGCGTGCGGCACCGGCCTGCAGGCCGTGACGCTGGTCGCCAACAAGATCGCTCTCGGCCAGATCGAGTCGGGCATCGCGGGCGGCGTGGACACCACGTCCGACGCCCCGCTCGCCGTCGGCGACGACCTGCGGCGGGTGCTCATCTCGCTCAACAACGCCAAGACGCTGCAGGACCGGCTCAAGGTCCTGGCGAAGATCCGCCCCGGCATGATCGTCCCCGAGATCCCCCGCAACGCCGAGCCGCGCACCGGCCTGGCCATGGGCGAGCACGCGCAGCTCACCGCGCACGAGTGGGACATCAGCCGCGAGGCCCAGGACGAGCTCACCGTCCGGTCGCACCAGAACATGGCCGCCGCCTACGACAGCGGCTTCTTCGACGACCTGGTCACCCCGTTCCTCGGTCTGACCCGCGACCAGAACCTGCGGCCGGACTCGTCGCTGGAGAAGCTCGCGACGCTCAAGCCCGTCTTCGCCAAGGGGCTGCCCGAGGGTGCCGAGGGCACGATGACCGCCGGCAACTCCACGCCGCTGTCCGACGGCGCCTCCGCGGTGCTGCTGGCGTCGGACGAGTGGGCGTCGGACAACGGGCTGCCGGTGCTGGCGCACTTCGTCGATTCGCAGACCGCCGCGGTCGACTACGTCCACGGCGGCGAGGGCCTGCTGATGGCGCCGGTCTACGCCGTGCCGGTGATGCTCGCCCGCAACGGCCTGACGCTGCAGGACTTCGACTTCTACGAGATCCACGAGGCCTTCGCCTCGACGGTGCTCGCGACGCTCAAGGCGTGGGAGGACGACGGCTACTGCAAGGAGAAGCTCGGCCTCGACGCCGCGCTCGGCTCGATCGACCGGTCCAAGCTCAACGTCCACGGCTCGTCGCTGGCCGCCGGGCACCCGTTCGCGGCCACCGGCGGCCGCATCGTCGCCCAGCTGGCCAAGACGCTGCACGCCGCCGGCCCCGGCAAGCGCGGGCTGATCTCCATCTGCGCCGCCGGCGGCCAGGGCGTCGTCGCCATCCTCGAGTCCTGA
- a CDS encoding TetR family transcriptional regulator → MRRSSQDKPVDDLDVQGNVAHARDRRDSRWDDHRRERREQLVQATLEAIGRHGAGVGMEEIAAAAGTSKTVVYRHFADRSDLYVAVCNRVAAQLLPKLRSAIEASTGDPRTMVAAAIDTYLAFIEADPELYRFVVHSQALGRPATDPVDTLSDLVAQQVAAAIGVALQQAGRDASAAEPWGHGVVGLVRSAADWWLRAERPMLRSELAAHLTDLAWAGLAGVVPPQEAQ, encoded by the coding sequence GTGAGACGCTCGTCGCAGGACAAACCTGTCGACGACCTCGACGTTCAGGGCAATGTCGCGCACGCTCGCGACCGCCGCGACTCGAGATGGGACGACCACCGGCGGGAACGCCGGGAACAACTCGTCCAGGCGACCCTCGAGGCCATCGGCCGGCACGGGGCGGGCGTCGGCATGGAGGAGATCGCGGCGGCGGCCGGCACGAGCAAGACCGTCGTCTACCGGCACTTCGCCGACCGCTCGGACCTGTACGTCGCCGTGTGCAACCGGGTCGCCGCGCAGCTCCTGCCGAAACTGCGGTCGGCGATCGAGGCGAGCACCGGCGATCCGCGCACCATGGTCGCGGCGGCGATCGACACCTACCTCGCGTTCATCGAGGCCGACCCGGAGCTCTACCGGTTCGTCGTCCACAGTCAGGCCCTGGGCCGGCCGGCCACCGACCCCGTCGACACCCTCTCCGACCTCGTCGCCCAGCAGGTGGCGGCCGCGATCGGCGTGGCGCTGCAGCAGGCCGGCCGCGACGCCTCGGCCGCCGAGCCGTGGGGGCACGGCGTGGTCGGGCTGGTCCGCTCGGCCGCCGACTGGTGGCTCCGCGCCGAACGCCCCATGCTCCGCAGCGAACTCGCTGCTCATCTGACCGATCTCGCCTGGGCCGGACTGGCCGGCGTCGTTCCACCTCAGGAGGCACAGTGA
- a CDS encoding acyl-CoA dehydrogenase family protein — protein MTSTLPTSVDPTTLQDVLDGRWAHVRQDARENLDDHDFLPTYGENTQEARERVTRAAKKLADSGRVGFGFPKQYGGQDDAGASVTSIEMLAFGDLSLMVKAGVQWGLFGGALQLLGSTRQHDKYLRDVMSFDLPGCFAMTETGHGSDVQQLRTTCTYDPATGCFDLHTPHQAARKDYIGNAAKDGRMAVVFAQLITQGKNHGVHAWLVPIRDERGNPMPGVTIGDDGPKAGLNGVDNGRLTFDHVQVPRDMLLDRYGQVAEDGTYTSLIENETRRFFTMLGTLVRGRVSVGGSAASATKLALDIAVRYGNVRRQFAAPGEEREIVINDYLVHQRKLLPALATTYGLHFAQGQLVEDMHDIQTAVHARGEEVDEEAQRELESRAAGLKVAQTWHATRTIQMCREACGGAGYLQENRLPHLKADTDVFTTFEGDNTVLLQLVAKGLLTGYRDAFGSLDGWGKVGFIADMVRETVLERTAARALIARLIDAVPGRDDEVPMLERGWQLKMFEFREKHSLEGAIRRLRKNSTMEGMAPFDMFNDVQDHVLKVAQSHIDRVVLEAFVAGVDRTTDPAARQLLDTLCDLYALSTIEADKAWFMEHGQLTSARAKTLTATVNQLLKELRPHMTTLVDAFAIPEFWKAARILEEEADRQEAMAARDAEVRTEAEGRQASKKSATDLEVAPAQ, from the coding sequence GTGACCAGCACCCTGCCGACCAGCGTCGACCCGACGACGCTGCAGGACGTCCTCGACGGGCGATGGGCGCACGTCCGCCAGGACGCCCGCGAGAACCTGGACGACCACGACTTCCTGCCGACCTACGGAGAGAACACGCAGGAGGCCCGCGAGCGGGTGACCCGTGCGGCCAAGAAGCTCGCGGACTCGGGGCGGGTCGGCTTCGGCTTCCCGAAGCAGTACGGCGGTCAGGACGACGCCGGGGCCTCGGTCACCTCGATCGAGATGCTGGCCTTCGGCGACCTCTCGCTGATGGTGAAGGCCGGCGTCCAGTGGGGCCTGTTCGGCGGTGCCCTCCAGCTGCTCGGCAGCACGCGCCAGCACGACAAGTACCTGCGCGACGTCATGAGCTTCGACCTGCCCGGCTGCTTCGCGATGACCGAGACCGGCCACGGCTCCGACGTCCAGCAGCTGCGCACCACCTGCACGTACGACCCCGCGACCGGGTGCTTCGACCTGCACACCCCGCACCAGGCCGCCCGCAAGGACTACATCGGCAACGCGGCCAAGGACGGCCGGATGGCGGTGGTCTTCGCGCAGCTGATCACGCAGGGGAAGAACCACGGCGTGCACGCCTGGCTGGTGCCGATCCGCGACGAGCGGGGCAACCCGATGCCCGGCGTCACGATCGGGGACGACGGCCCGAAGGCGGGGCTCAACGGCGTCGACAACGGCCGGCTGACCTTCGACCACGTGCAGGTCCCGCGCGACATGCTGCTCGACCGCTACGGCCAGGTCGCCGAGGACGGCACCTACACCAGCCTCATCGAGAACGAGACCCGGCGTTTCTTCACCATGCTGGGCACCCTGGTGCGCGGCCGGGTCAGCGTCGGCGGCTCGGCGGCGTCGGCGACCAAGCTGGCCCTCGACATCGCCGTCCGGTACGGCAACGTGCGACGCCAGTTCGCCGCGCCGGGCGAGGAGCGCGAGATCGTCATCAACGACTACCTCGTGCACCAGCGCAAGCTGCTGCCCGCGCTCGCCACGACCTACGGCCTGCACTTCGCCCAGGGGCAGCTGGTCGAGGACATGCACGACATCCAGACCGCGGTGCACGCCCGCGGCGAAGAGGTGGACGAGGAGGCGCAGCGCGAGCTCGAGTCCCGCGCCGCCGGGCTCAAGGTCGCCCAGACGTGGCACGCCACCCGCACCATCCAGATGTGCCGCGAGGCGTGCGGCGGTGCGGGCTACCTGCAGGAGAACCGGCTGCCGCACCTCAAGGCCGACACCGACGTGTTCACCACGTTCGAGGGCGACAACACCGTCCTCCTGCAGCTGGTCGCGAAGGGACTGCTCACCGGCTACCGCGACGCGTTCGGCTCGCTGGACGGCTGGGGCAAGGTCGGCTTCATCGCCGACATGGTCCGCGAGACGGTGCTGGAGCGGACGGCGGCCCGCGCGCTGATCGCCCGGCTGATCGACGCCGTCCCCGGCCGGGACGACGAGGTGCCGATGCTGGAGCGCGGCTGGCAGCTGAAGATGTTCGAGTTCCGCGAGAAGCACAGCCTCGAGGGTGCGATCCGGCGGCTGCGCAAGAACTCCACGATGGAGGGCATGGCGCCGTTCGACATGTTCAACGACGTCCAGGACCACGTGCTGAAGGTGGCCCAGTCGCACATCGACCGGGTCGTGCTGGAAGCCTTCGTCGCGGGCGTGGACCGGACCACCGACCCGGCCGCCCGGCAGCTGCTCGACACCCTCTGCGACCTGTACGCGCTGTCGACGATCGAGGCGGACAAGGCCTGGTTCATGGAGCACGGCCAGTTGACCTCGGCCCGCGCCAAGACGCTGACCGCGACGGTGAACCAGCTGCTCAAGGAGCTGCGGCCGCACATGACCACGTTGGTCGACGCCTTCGCGATCCCGGAGTTCTGGAAAGCGGCCAGGATCCTCGAGGAGGAGGCCGACCGCCAGGAGGCCATGGCCGCCCGCGACGCCGAGGTGCGCACCGAGGCCGAGGGGCGCCAGGCGTCGAAGAAGAGCGCGACCGACCTCGAGGTCGCCCCGGCTCAATGA
- a CDS encoding trimeric intracellular cation channel family protein yields MEIVAAAAETLRVPAAVDLAAIVVGALTGGLLAAREGFAVSGVLLLAVSGGLGGGLIRDVLLGDLPPVALTNRLYLPTVAIAAAVTFFFSGWLSRLTGLLVVLDAVTLGFFTVIGAQKAQLVGLSSAAVVFVGTVTAVGGAVIRDMLLAQRAEIVQPGPYNAVAALIGAAVLTVLAGPLGLGPLPVAAVVIVLVASLRVLSVWRGWAAPVAVDLPGRARERFVRRRNRIVRRRRRRG; encoded by the coding sequence GTGGAGATCGTTGCTGCGGCGGCGGAGACGCTGCGGGTGCCGGCCGCCGTCGACCTGGCCGCCATCGTGGTCGGCGCCCTCACCGGCGGGCTGCTCGCGGCGCGGGAGGGCTTCGCCGTCTCCGGCGTCCTGCTGCTCGCGGTCAGCGGCGGCCTCGGCGGTGGGCTGATCCGCGACGTCCTGCTCGGCGACCTGCCGCCGGTGGCCCTCACCAACCGGCTCTACCTGCCGACCGTCGCGATCGCCGCGGCCGTGACGTTCTTCTTCTCCGGCTGGCTGTCGCGGCTGACCGGTCTCCTCGTCGTGCTGGACGCCGTCACGCTCGGCTTCTTCACCGTCATCGGCGCCCAGAAGGCGCAACTGGTCGGGCTGTCCAGCGCGGCGGTGGTCTTCGTCGGCACGGTCACGGCCGTGGGCGGCGCGGTGATCCGCGACATGCTGCTCGCCCAGCGCGCCGAGATCGTGCAGCCCGGGCCGTACAACGCCGTGGCGGCGCTGATCGGGGCCGCCGTCCTCACGGTGCTGGCCGGACCGCTGGGCCTCGGCCCGCTGCCGGTGGCCGCCGTCGTCATCGTGCTGGTCGCGTCCCTGCGGGTGCTGTCGGTCTGGCGGGGGTGGGCGGCACCGGTGGCCGTCGACCTGCCCGGCCGGGCCCGCGAGCGGTTCGTGCGTCGCCGGAACCGGATCGTGCGCCGGCGGCGGCGTCGGGGCTAG